From the Eleutherodactylus coqui strain aEleCoq1 chromosome 7, aEleCoq1.hap1, whole genome shotgun sequence genome, one window contains:
- the LOC136573579 gene encoding uncharacterized protein F54H12.2-like produces MAFIHDGSIECTKSELDIFAIPPTQTSIEKSLFVEVQPIAALTENAPLEFFISGSGEYYYDLNNTLLHLTCRIVKQDNSDIPDGARVAFINYPIATLFNQVDITLGDRIISQSDNLYSYRAYIETILNYGSQALASQLTAGLFYKDTSGHHHDRTLDGPNLGFIKRAQASRRSKSVELLGPIYGDIFNQPKLILNGLDLKVKMTRNKDSFCLMSSDPEPYKVQITRASLFIKRVQVSPAVRIGHSQALLSSTAKYGLERACLKVYSVPAGARITNHENLFLGQIPKTVILGFVDNEAFSGSYQKNPICFNHYDINFASLYLDGQQIPARPFQPNFDAELAIREYMALVHISGKDKSDSAIAIDREEYIRGYTFFSFDLSPDQEPGLHYSLIKTGNLRAEIRFAIPTPHTINMIVYALNPAILEINHRREVLYDHN; encoded by the coding sequence ATGGCTTTCATACATGACGGGTCCATAGAATGCACCAAATCTGAATTGGATATTTTCGCCATACCGCCCACACAAACGAGTATTGAAAAATCGCTATTTGTTGAAGTACAGCCTATAGCGGCACTCACCGAGAACGCACCATTGGAATTCTTCATATCGGGCAGCGGTGAATATTATTATGACTTAAATAATACCCTCCTACATCTAACCTGCCGTATAGTTAAACAAGATAACTCGGACATCCCAGACGGTGCTCGCGTTGCATTTATTAATTATCCTATAGCGACGCTTTTCAACCAAGTGGACATCACGCTGGGGGATCGTATTATCTCGCAATCAGATAATCTTTATAGCTATAGAGCGTATATTGAAACTATTTTGAATtatggttctcaagcgctggcaTCACAGCTTACGGCTGGACTGTTCTACAAAGACACGTCTGGTCATCATCATGATAGGACTCTTGATGGCCCCAACTTAGGCTTCATCAAAAGAGCCCAGGCCTCACGCCGTTCTAAATCTGTGGAACTTTTGGGGCCTATTTATGGGGATATATTTAACCAGCCAAAGCTCatattaaatggattggatcttaAGGTTAAAATGACTAGAAATAAAGACTCTTTCTGCCTGATGTCTTCCGATCCCGAGCCGTATAAAGTTCAAATCACGCGAGCGTCCCTGTTCATAAAACGCGTGCAAGTGTCACCGGCTGTCAGAATAGGTCACAGCCAAGCACTTCTTTCATCCACGGCTAAATATGGACTAGAAAGAGCCTGCCTAAAAGTCTATAGCGTGCCTGCAGGGGCCCGAATTACGAACCATGAAAATCTGTTCCTCGGGCAGATTCCTAAAACAGTGATATTAGGATTTGTCGATAATGAGGCCTTTAGCGGATCGTATCAGAAGAATCCTATCTGCTTTAATCATTACGACATCAATTTTGCTTCTCTGTATCTGGACGGACAACAGATACCCGCCAGGCCTTTTCAGCCTAATTTCGATGCCGAATTAGCCATTAGAGAGTACATGGCTCTTGTGCATATTTCCGGAAAGGACAAATCAGACAGCGCGATCGCTATTGACCGAGAAGAATACATTCGcggttatacatttttttcttttgatcttTCTCCGGATCAGGAACCAGGATTACACTACTCCCTCATTAAAACGGGGAACCTGCGGGCAGAAATCAGATTTGCCATCCCTACGCCGCACACTATAAACATGATAGTGTACGCCCTCAACCCAGCTATTCTGGAGATAAACCACAGAAGAGAAGTCCTGTATGATCACAACTAA